Proteins from a single region of Candidatus Rubrimentiphilum sp.:
- a CDS encoding class I SAM-dependent methyltransferase produces the protein MNDLPTARFTERAGAYAANRPGYPPAALDALLEGLGPPEHLTIADIGAGTGIAARLLAERGATVLAVEPNHSMAEQAEPDPRIEWIDGTGEDTHLPAKSVDIAGAFQAFHWFEAQTAVEEFKRISRRRIALVQYERDESHAFAAAYGELVRRFAIEDIEQRRAQALTTFAQLAGASCKRSEHSYEQLLDLQQQLGRMESTSYLPHGGAKAEELRREAVALFERFAEGGRVSLTMVCYVLYADA, from the coding sequence GTGAACGATCTTCCGACTGCGCGCTTTACGGAACGCGCTGGTGCGTACGCCGCCAATCGTCCCGGTTATCCGCCGGCTGCACTCGACGCATTGCTCGAAGGTTTAGGGCCGCCGGAGCACCTGACGATCGCCGACATCGGCGCGGGCACCGGGATCGCAGCGCGCTTGCTGGCAGAACGCGGCGCGACGGTGTTGGCGGTCGAGCCCAATCATTCCATGGCGGAGCAGGCCGAACCAGATCCTCGCATCGAGTGGATCGATGGGACGGGCGAAGATACGCACTTGCCGGCCAAATCCGTCGACATTGCGGGCGCCTTTCAAGCATTTCATTGGTTCGAAGCGCAAACCGCGGTCGAAGAGTTCAAGCGAATCAGCCGGCGGCGGATCGCGCTGGTGCAGTACGAGCGTGATGAGAGCCACGCGTTTGCGGCCGCGTATGGAGAACTCGTTCGCCGATTCGCGATCGAGGATATCGAACAGCGGCGCGCGCAAGCGCTGACGACGTTCGCGCAGCTGGCCGGCGCAAGTTGCAAGCGCAGCGAGCATTCGTACGAACAACTCTTGGATCTCCAACAGCAGCTCGGACGAATGGAGTCTACTTCGTACTTGCCGCACGGCGGAGCGAAGGCGGAGGAACTCCGCCGCGAGGCTGTCGCGCTGTTCGAACGATTTGCCGAGGGCGGCCGCGTCTCGCTGACGATGGTCTGTTACGTCCTCTATGCCGATGCGTAA
- a CDS encoding amino acid permease, whose amino-acid sequence MLSRVKPLATILAEGADHEHGLKRSLGPWALTAMGIGAIIGTGIFVLTGVASATRAGPSLTISFIVAGIVSALAALCYAEVSSKIPISGSAYTYTYATFGELLAWIVGWGLILEYAVGAATVSVGWSGYFTNILHQFGLIIPQAWQHSHWDPTPGIANLPAAAIILLITALLVRGTKESGTVNAWIVTFKVIVVLFFIALGVSHINTANFHLPAGPTTGAGGFFPFGWGGMLGGAAFIFFAYIGFDAVSTSAEEAKNPAKDLPFGILMSLAICTLLYIIVVFILNGMVPFDKLNVAFPVAFAMNSVGLAWAGTIISFGAIAGLTTVLLVMMFGQARVFYAMSRDRLIPPSFTTIHPTWRTPIVSQIFFGVCIAAAGAFFPLGILGSVTNFGTLLAFILTSLAVPILRRRHPELKGAFTVPLGPYFLPYLSAVAAFGLIIFLKVGNPVLFGWFPIVWFIGLIWLAGGLLFYYFYGRKKSTVALQLAEGLAINQPRVN is encoded by the coding sequence ATGCTATCACGCGTTAAGCCTCTCGCGACCATTCTCGCCGAAGGCGCCGACCACGAACACGGACTAAAACGCTCGCTCGGCCCATGGGCATTGACTGCCATGGGGATCGGGGCGATTATCGGCACCGGCATATTTGTTTTGACCGGCGTGGCCTCGGCAACGCGTGCGGGTCCATCGTTGACGATTTCGTTCATCGTGGCCGGCATCGTCAGCGCGCTTGCCGCGCTGTGTTACGCCGAAGTCTCGAGCAAAATTCCGATCTCCGGCAGTGCCTACACATACACGTACGCAACGTTCGGAGAACTGTTGGCCTGGATCGTCGGATGGGGTTTGATCCTCGAGTATGCCGTCGGTGCAGCGACAGTGAGTGTCGGGTGGTCAGGATACTTCACCAACATCCTGCATCAGTTCGGGCTGATCATTCCGCAAGCGTGGCAGCATAGCCACTGGGATCCGACGCCGGGCATCGCAAACTTGCCGGCGGCCGCAATTATCTTATTGATAACTGCGCTGCTTGTGCGGGGCACGAAAGAATCCGGGACCGTCAACGCCTGGATCGTCACCTTCAAAGTGATCGTCGTGCTCTTCTTCATCGCGCTGGGCGTGAGCCACATCAACACCGCGAATTTCCATCTTCCGGCTGGACCGACGACGGGCGCGGGCGGGTTCTTCCCGTTCGGCTGGGGCGGTATGCTGGGCGGTGCGGCGTTCATTTTCTTCGCCTACATCGGGTTTGACGCAGTCTCGACCAGTGCCGAAGAAGCAAAAAACCCGGCCAAAGATTTGCCGTTCGGCATCTTGATGAGTTTGGCGATCTGCACGCTGCTTTACATCATCGTCGTGTTTATCCTAAACGGGATGGTGCCGTTCGATAAACTCAACGTTGCCTTTCCTGTAGCCTTTGCCATGAACTCGGTCGGACTCGCCTGGGCAGGTACGATCATTTCGTTCGGCGCCATCGCCGGCCTAACGACCGTCCTCCTCGTGATGATGTTCGGGCAGGCGCGCGTCTTTTACGCGATGTCGCGCGACAGGCTCATCCCGCCGAGCTTTACGACCATCCATCCAACGTGGCGCACGCCAATCGTATCGCAAATATTTTTCGGCGTGTGCATTGCCGCGGCAGGCGCGTTTTTTCCGCTCGGAATTCTGGGCTCGGTCACGAATTTCGGAACGCTGCTTGCGTTTATTCTGACCTCGCTCGCGGTGCCGATTTTGCGGCGGCGCCATCCCGAACTGAAAGGCGCCTTTACCGTGCCGCTGGGACCGTACTTTTTGCCTTACCTGTCAGCGGTGGCAGCGTTCGGGCTGATCATCTTCTTGAAGGTCGGTAACCCCGTGCTTTTCGGATGGTTCCCGATTGTCTGGTTCATCGGACTTATCTGGCTTGCCGGCGGGCTCTTGTTCTACTACTTCTACGGGCGCAAAAAGAGCACGGTCGCGCTCCAACTAGCCGAAGGCCTAGCGATAAATCAGCCTCGGGTGAACTAG
- a CDS encoding FAD-dependent oxidoreductase has translation MKEYDVLVVGGGNAGCAAAIAAARHGAKTMLVERYGFLGGTATAAMVGPWMTFHSGQKRIVGGIAQEIVERLKRMGGSPGHLHDSSDYVPTITPFDPEIHKALLFEMMQEAGVNLLLHAYFLRAITLQAEGDTFVEGAVFATVAGEREYRARVTIDATADAYVAASAGVATQQGDERGRVQPATLIFRLSHVDLAKTAAYLRNHPDQMRTSLKTHERTASTLTAVAGLYDLWHDAQSKGEVDVPREVVSFFMTPYPDEVTVNMTRVVDIDPLDPDDLTRAEVAARLQAMQLFEFFRKRVPGFENSRIAATATQIGIRESRRIVGAYTLTREDVLEARHFDDAIARSAYPIDIHNPSGTGTQTHRLRPGESYEIPYRCLVPATVERLLVAGRCISTTHEALASTRLTPTVMTLGQAAGTAAALAQKESVRLRDVDSKELRAALVADGVIL, from the coding sequence GTGAAAGAATACGACGTCTTGGTCGTCGGCGGTGGTAACGCGGGTTGCGCCGCCGCGATTGCAGCGGCGCGCCATGGCGCGAAGACGATGCTCGTCGAGCGCTATGGATTCTTGGGTGGAACCGCCACGGCGGCGATGGTCGGACCGTGGATGACCTTTCACTCGGGCCAGAAGCGGATCGTCGGCGGAATCGCGCAAGAGATCGTCGAGCGCCTAAAGCGTATGGGTGGCTCCCCAGGCCATCTGCACGATTCATCCGACTACGTCCCGACCATAACGCCCTTCGATCCCGAGATTCACAAAGCGTTGCTCTTCGAAATGATGCAGGAAGCCGGCGTTAACTTATTGCTGCACGCGTATTTTTTGCGCGCCATCACTTTGCAAGCGGAGGGTGATACATTTGTCGAAGGCGCGGTCTTTGCCACCGTCGCCGGCGAACGCGAATATCGCGCGCGCGTTACGATCGACGCGACCGCCGATGCGTACGTCGCGGCATCGGCGGGCGTCGCGACGCAGCAGGGCGACGAACGCGGGCGGGTGCAGCCGGCGACGTTGATCTTTCGCCTGAGCCACGTCGACTTAGCGAAAACCGCCGCGTATTTGCGCAACCATCCCGACCAAATGCGCACGTCGCTCAAAACGCACGAGCGCACGGCGTCGACGTTAACCGCGGTCGCCGGTCTTTACGATCTCTGGCACGACGCGCAGAGCAAGGGCGAGGTTGACGTTCCGCGCGAGGTCGTGTCGTTTTTCATGACGCCGTACCCCGACGAGGTGACGGTGAACATGACGCGCGTTGTCGACATCGATCCGCTGGATCCCGACGATTTGACGCGCGCCGAAGTGGCGGCGCGTCTGCAAGCGATGCAACTCTTTGAATTTTTCCGCAAGCGCGTTCCGGGTTTCGAGAACTCGCGGATCGCCGCAACCGCGACACAGATCGGCATTCGCGAATCGCGCCGGATCGTCGGTGCGTACACGCTGACGCGCGAAGATGTGCTCGAGGCCCGTCATTTCGACGATGCAATCGCGCGCAGCGCCTACCCGATCGACATTCACAATCCGTCCGGAACCGGAACGCAGACGCACCGGCTGCGTCCGGGAGAAAGCTATGAAATTCCGTATCGCTGTTTGGTTCCGGCAACGGTCGAACGGCTGCTGGTCGCGGGGCGCTGCATTTCGACGACGCACGAAGCGCTGGCATCGACGCGGCTTACGCCGACGGTGATGACGCTCGGTCAAGCTGCGGGCACGGCCGCCGCGCTCGCGCAAAAGGAAAGCGTGCGGCTGCGCGACGTGGATTCAAAGGAGCTCCGTGCTGCGCTCGTTGCGGACGGTGTGATTTTATGA
- a CDS encoding hydantoinase/oxoprolinase family protein, whose amino-acid sequence MRKLRLGVDVGGTFTDVVAIDSETRQMVASIKVPTTHSAAEGVAAGIVEGIKRLLLEHAIDPSEVAFIAHSTTQATNALLEGDVAQVGVLGLLNGFAPLARWQMRFGQLQLAPGLPFAPTFVFASAHNPNAVEKAIGTLRSSGSEVVAASQAFSVDRPQAESRAVAMATAAGLFATSGHDVSTMYGLRARTRTAAINGAILPKMVRTARMTADAVRQAAIASPLMVMRSDGGVMDAREMERRPILTLLSGPAAGVAGALLYENVTDGIFIEVGGTSSDCSAIRAGMPQMRPARVGGHRTMLRTLDVRTLGIAGGSLVRATAHKITDVGPRSAHIAGLKYASFVEADVLDGATVERFRPTAHDSDDYLALRARDGTRIAVTPTCAANMLGYVPEGAFARGNAESARRAFAIIAQHLNTSPEDLARELLDIASGKVIETIEELIADYELDRQTLVVVGGGGGAAALVPYAAKKTGLDFRLARDAEVISPIGVALALVREVVERTIVDPTPDEILRIRREAQDAVISAGASPDGVETVVEIDSQRNIVRATASGVTELAETAAHGVLDEAERLSAAARLMRVPASDVRAVARTPGLTVYENGRILRVLDRKGVGRLIVRDGSVQLTTAGRTADDLPAAIEDATAFGDVGRAMPNLYVLHGARIADYSGLLSAEQAVALAQEELAGREPDAPVIILTARRPA is encoded by the coding sequence ATGCGTAAACTGCGTCTCGGCGTCGATGTCGGTGGTACGTTTACCGACGTCGTGGCGATCGATTCGGAGACGCGTCAGATGGTCGCGAGCATCAAGGTCCCGACGACGCACAGCGCGGCCGAAGGCGTCGCCGCGGGCATCGTCGAGGGCATAAAGCGGCTTCTCTTGGAACATGCGATCGATCCGAGCGAAGTGGCATTCATCGCGCACTCGACGACGCAGGCGACCAATGCGCTGCTCGAAGGCGACGTCGCGCAAGTCGGAGTGCTCGGCCTGTTGAACGGTTTCGCTCCGCTCGCACGCTGGCAAATGCGTTTCGGTCAATTGCAGCTCGCCCCCGGATTACCGTTCGCTCCAACATTTGTGTTTGCATCGGCGCACAATCCGAACGCAGTTGAAAAGGCGATCGGTACGCTGCGCTCAAGCGGTTCGGAAGTGGTAGCGGCGTCGCAAGCGTTTTCGGTCGACCGGCCGCAAGCCGAAAGCCGGGCAGTCGCGATGGCGACCGCAGCCGGACTCTTTGCGACCAGCGGCCACGACGTGAGCACGATGTACGGCTTGCGCGCGCGCACGCGAACCGCCGCAATCAACGGTGCGATTCTCCCGAAGATGGTGCGCACCGCGCGCATGACCGCGGACGCCGTTCGGCAGGCCGCGATCGCTTCGCCGCTGATGGTCATGCGCAGCGACGGCGGCGTGATGGACGCGCGCGAAATGGAACGCCGTCCGATCTTGACGCTGCTTTCCGGCCCGGCCGCGGGCGTGGCCGGGGCATTGCTGTACGAAAACGTGACGGACGGAATCTTTATCGAAGTCGGCGGCACGAGTTCGGATTGCTCCGCGATCCGCGCCGGCATGCCGCAGATGCGTCCCGCGCGCGTCGGCGGACATCGCACGATGCTGCGAACGCTCGACGTGCGCACGCTTGGCATTGCGGGCGGCAGCCTCGTTCGGGCGACTGCGCACAAAATTACCGACGTTGGTCCGCGCTCCGCGCATATCGCGGGCCTCAAGTACGCGAGTTTCGTCGAGGCGGACGTTCTGGATGGCGCAACCGTCGAGCGTTTCCGGCCGACGGCGCACGATTCGGATGATTATCTCGCTTTGCGCGCGCGCGACGGAACGCGGATTGCCGTGACGCCGACGTGCGCCGCCAACATGCTGGGTTACGTGCCCGAAGGCGCTTTTGCGCGCGGCAATGCCGAATCGGCGCGGCGCGCCTTTGCGATTATTGCGCAACATCTAAACACGTCGCCCGAAGACTTGGCTCGCGAGCTGCTCGATATCGCCTCCGGCAAAGTGATTGAGACTATCGAAGAACTGATCGCCGACTACGAACTCGATCGTCAAACGCTGGTGGTCGTCGGAGGGGGCGGCGGCGCGGCTGCGCTCGTTCCGTATGCCGCGAAAAAAACGGGACTGGATTTTCGTCTCGCGCGCGACGCCGAAGTCATCTCGCCGATCGGCGTTGCGCTGGCGCTGGTACGCGAAGTCGTCGAACGTACCATCGTTGACCCGACACCCGACGAGATCTTGCGCATCCGGCGAGAGGCGCAAGACGCCGTTATCTCGGCCGGCGCGTCGCCCGACGGCGTGGAAACGGTTGTCGAGATCGACTCGCAGCGAAACATCGTGCGCGCCACGGCATCCGGGGTGACGGAACTCGCCGAAACCGCAGCGCACGGCGTTCTCGATGAAGCGGAGCGGCTTAGCGCAGCGGCGCGGTTGATGCGCGTGCCGGCATCCGACGTTCGCGCGGTAGCGCGCACGCCGGGATTAACCGTCTATGAAAACGGGCGCATACTGCGCGTGCTCGATCGAAAAGGCGTCGGACGATTGATCGTGCGCGATGGTTCCGTTCAACTGACAACGGCCGGCCGGACTGCGGACGATCTTCCGGCCGCGATTGAAGATGCGACGGCTTTCGGCGACGTTGGCCGGGCGATGCCGAATCTTTACGTTTTGCACGGCGCGCGAATCGCCGACTACAGCGGGCTGCTTTCAGCAGAGCAAGCGGTCGCGCTCGCGCAGGAAGAGCTCGCCGGGCGCGAGCCGGACGCACCGGTGATCATTCTGACCGCTCGGCGGCCGGCCTAA
- a CDS encoding glycoside hydrolase family 20 zincin-like fold domain-containing protein, with protein sequence MFVLAAALSLHLIPLPQSVQTRPCSVALTEPLRVERDFDAAALDEINERWKALGIPSFRRVEEGTGGTGFRIVIRPGSVSDPYVSDVSVQQAALPPQAYRLHIAHNGAIEIQAGDSDGAFYAAMTLAQLPQRVTGKWFLPCVDITDAPALKWRVLSDDVSRGPLPNMRYFKERIRTIAAFKMNGYSPYMEHVFVDPRNPLAAPLDGITPAQLRELAAYAKRYHVTFIPEQQTFAHMHGALALEKYATAAEFQHDFLLSPASPLSLEYLTQLIQDELAAVPHPVFFHIGSDETSTLGQGQSKTLAAQRGLSSLFAEHVRLMNNIIAPSGARVMLWDDAIEKDPAIMSMIPKSAVIINWHYGADNSFTKYINVIASGGLEQMVAPGANNWNQIYPDIHGALVNEQRFVDEGKNAHVLGLFQTVWHDDGETLFEATWYPLLYSAANAWEHRSVDPVRFQQDFPAAFFGVDDARYGSDIAALTDIQARLAGPYSYSSDYLFWADPFDPRAAAFMQKVDIRALRLDSEVAQQHLLQHTPPLHANAAQVMFLAARKYDFIGRKFQAAQEVRDYYAEAQAGTGQPHSPTDRDLLWCKYWFWELRDRYEELEPLYAAAWRYENRESHLASNLERYHLAAQQNIERADRFNAVALDHNAGKPLPPLDVILNPSVPL encoded by the coding sequence GTGTTCGTCCTGGCCGCGGCGCTTTCATTACATTTAATTCCGCTTCCGCAATCGGTTCAGACGCGGCCCTGCAGCGTCGCGCTGACGGAGCCGCTGCGCGTTGAACGGGATTTCGATGCGGCGGCACTGGATGAAATCAACGAACGCTGGAAAGCGCTCGGCATTCCGTCGTTCCGGCGCGTGGAAGAAGGCACGGGCGGCACCGGATTTCGGATCGTCATTCGTCCGGGATCCGTCTCCGATCCGTATGTATCCGACGTCAGCGTCCAACAAGCGGCGCTGCCGCCGCAAGCGTACCGCTTGCACATCGCGCACAATGGTGCGATTGAGATTCAAGCCGGCGATTCGGATGGAGCGTTCTATGCGGCGATGACCCTCGCGCAGCTCCCGCAGCGCGTCACTGGGAAGTGGTTCTTGCCGTGCGTCGATATCACGGATGCTCCAGCGTTGAAATGGCGCGTACTGAGTGACGACGTCTCGCGCGGACCGCTTCCGAACATGCGATATTTTAAAGAACGCATTCGCACGATCGCCGCCTTTAAGATGAACGGCTACTCGCCGTACATGGAGCACGTCTTCGTCGATCCGCGCAACCCGTTGGCCGCGCCGCTCGATGGGATTACGCCGGCGCAATTACGCGAGTTGGCGGCCTATGCAAAGCGCTACCACGTAACGTTCATCCCCGAGCAGCAAACGTTTGCGCACATGCACGGCGCGCTGGCGCTCGAGAAATACGCGACCGCGGCGGAGTTCCAGCACGACTTTCTTCTCAGCCCGGCCTCGCCGCTTTCGTTGGAATACCTGACGCAACTGATTCAAGACGAACTGGCCGCCGTGCCGCATCCGGTCTTCTTTCACATCGGCTCGGACGAAACGTCAACCTTAGGGCAGGGCCAAAGCAAAACGCTGGCTGCGCAGCGCGGCCTCAGTAGCCTGTTCGCCGAGCACGTGCGGCTCATGAATAACATCATTGCGCCTTCGGGTGCGCGCGTCATGTTGTGGGACGACGCGATAGAAAAAGATCCGGCGATCATGTCGATGATTCCGAAAAGTGCGGTTATCATCAACTGGCATTATGGGGCGGACAACAGCTTTACAAAATACATTAACGTGATTGCGTCCGGCGGGCTCGAGCAGATGGTCGCGCCCGGCGCGAACAACTGGAATCAGATCTATCCCGATATCCACGGTGCCCTCGTGAACGAACAGCGGTTCGTCGACGAAGGCAAGAACGCGCACGTCCTGGGGTTGTTTCAAACGGTCTGGCACGACGACGGTGAGACGCTCTTCGAAGCGACCTGGTATCCGCTGCTTTATTCCGCGGCCAATGCCTGGGAACACCGTTCGGTCGACCCCGTCCGCTTTCAACAAGACTTTCCGGCCGCGTTTTTTGGAGTGGATGACGCGCGTTACGGAAGCGATATCGCCGCTCTCACCGACATCCAAGCGCGCTTGGCAGGTCCGTACAGTTACTCGAGCGATTATCTTTTTTGGGCTGACCCGTTCGACCCGCGCGCGGCCGCTTTCATGCAGAAGGTGGACATACGCGCGCTTCGTTTGGATTCGGAAGTTGCGCAACAGCACTTGCTACAACACACGCCTCCGTTGCACGCGAACGCGGCGCAAGTCATGTTCTTGGCGGCACGAAAATACGATTTCATTGGCCGAAAGTTTCAGGCTGCGCAAGAGGTTCGCGATTATTATGCCGAGGCGCAAGCGGGGACCGGGCAACCGCACAGCCCCACCGACCGCGACTTGCTGTGGTGCAAGTATTGGTTCTGGGAATTACGCGATCGCTACGAAGAGCTAGAGCCGCTCTACGCAGCGGCTTGGCGCTATGAGAACCGCGAGAGCCACTTGGCAAGCAATTTGGAGCGTTACCACCTGGCCGCGCAGCAGAATATTGAACGCGCTGACCGCTTTAATGCTGTAGCGCTCGACCACAATGCGGGCAAACCACTGCCGCCACTCGATGTCATACTGAACCCGAGCGTGCCACTGTGA
- a CDS encoding sigma-70 family RNA polymerase sigma factor: MEIAARLMARVRTRDTAAFEALYDAHHRLVYGIAIRILGDAGAAEDVTQAVFLKIWSAPERFESGNFAGWIARVTRNQALDVLRRKSNSESELSEAMPNSDLLEEQVFADIDAASVRSALEKLPPEQREPIELGFFGGVTHAEIARRTGIPLGTIKTRIRTGLRQLRSALEGAVTV, translated from the coding sequence TTGGAAATCGCCGCCCGGCTCATGGCACGCGTGCGAACGCGCGATACAGCCGCGTTCGAAGCGCTCTACGACGCGCACCACCGCCTGGTGTACGGCATTGCCATTCGCATTCTCGGCGATGCCGGTGCTGCCGAAGACGTCACGCAGGCTGTCTTCCTTAAGATCTGGAGCGCACCCGAACGGTTCGAGAGCGGAAACTTCGCAGGCTGGATCGCGCGCGTCACGCGCAATCAGGCGCTCGACGTCCTGCGCCGCAAGTCGAATTCCGAGAGCGAGCTCAGCGAAGCCATGCCCAACAGCGATCTGCTCGAAGAGCAGGTCTTCGCCGACATCGACGCGGCCAGTGTCCGAAGCGCGCTTGAGAAGCTCCCGCCGGAACAGCGCGAGCCGATCGAACTCGGCTTCTTCGGCGGCGTCACTCACGCCGAGATCGCGCGCCGCACGGGCATTCCGCTCGGCACAATCAAGACTCGCATCCGCACAGGCCTTCGTCAGCTGCGCAGCGCGCTCGAGGGAGCCGTAACCGTATGA
- a CDS encoding GNAT family N-acetyltransferase — MYAAGSQIRGVAFFGRHVVLAADDGAPVNAFAELAQTKESARMIVGPRRTVEAYWDRVKDRHATPRLVRKSQPLLVVDRKTLRGETRGVTVRRALPREWELVARNSAAMIRDELGYDPRASSHEFDSNTRTSVERGVWWVGEHDAAICFFTSEGPYSARTLQLQGIWTPPELRGRGLATASLHGICAALLDEYPTLSLYVNDFNAPALRLYGRLGFTQAGEFSTLLF, encoded by the coding sequence GTGTACGCCGCCGGATCGCAAATCAGAGGCGTGGCGTTTTTTGGACGGCACGTCGTCCTGGCGGCGGATGACGGCGCGCCGGTTAATGCATTCGCGGAATTGGCGCAAACCAAAGAATCCGCGCGCATGATCGTCGGGCCGCGCCGGACTGTCGAGGCCTATTGGGACCGCGTGAAGGATCGTCACGCTACGCCGCGTCTCGTGCGTAAGAGTCAGCCGCTTCTGGTGGTCGATCGAAAAACATTACGCGGCGAAACACGCGGCGTCACGGTGCGCCGGGCGCTGCCGCGTGAATGGGAGTTGGTCGCACGCAACTCCGCTGCGATGATTCGCGACGAGCTCGGCTACGATCCGCGAGCCTCTTCGCACGAATTCGATTCGAACACGCGCACCTCGGTCGAGCGTGGCGTGTGGTGGGTCGGCGAACATGACGCCGCAATCTGCTTTTTCACCAGCGAAGGCCCGTACAGCGCGCGAACGCTCCAACTCCAAGGCATTTGGACGCCGCCTGAATTACGCGGGCGCGGACTGGCAACGGCATCGCTGCACGGTATTTGCGCCGCACTGCTCGACGAATACCCGACGCTCTCGCTCTACGTCAACGACTTCAACGCGCCCGCGCTGCGCTTGTACGGCCGCCTCGGCTTTACGCAAGCCGGCGAATTTTCGACGCTGCTCTTCTAG
- a CDS encoding anti-sigma factor yields MNAHDVMLDDVAVYALGALPPKEAAAVREHIAACAECAAEYRRLKPAVDAVAYSAEACPDAASGAVVPSPRLKARIMDQVRRSAPPRLSNVGEMRAVRPIVWPAYAVAAACLAVALITTVFNISLNETVRSSKAQIAQLATQAKMLHREVAAQRTELADLTSTDSQHYAIEGGEVVRHGNRLYIAMEQMGMPPHGKVYQAWVMHRGSAAMAPSVTFMPDRSGIAVVRLPVQATKVIELAVSMEPDGGSKQPTSKPTFVVKLS; encoded by the coding sequence ATGAACGCCCACGACGTCATGCTCGACGACGTCGCGGTCTACGCGCTCGGCGCGTTGCCGCCCAAAGAAGCTGCCGCCGTGCGCGAGCATATTGCGGCCTGCGCGGAGTGCGCCGCCGAGTACCGGCGGCTTAAACCTGCCGTTGACGCGGTTGCGTATTCGGCCGAAGCCTGCCCCGACGCGGCCAGCGGCGCGGTCGTCCCCAGCCCCAGGCTCAAAGCGCGGATCATGGACCAGGTACGCCGCAGCGCGCCGCCGCGTCTTTCGAACGTCGGCGAAATGCGCGCGGTCCGCCCGATCGTATGGCCGGCCTACGCGGTCGCCGCGGCGTGCTTGGCCGTGGCGCTTATAACCACAGTTTTCAACATCTCTTTAAATGAAACGGTGCGTTCGTCCAAAGCGCAGATCGCGCAACTCGCCACGCAAGCCAAAATGCTGCATCGCGAGGTCGCCGCACAGCGCACCGAGCTGGCGGACCTCACCTCTACCGACTCGCAGCACTATGCGATCGAAGGTGGTGAAGTCGTCCGGCACGGCAACCGCCTCTATATTGCAATGGAACAGATGGGCATGCCGCCGCATGGTAAGGTCTACCAAGCTTGGGTGATGCACCGGGGCTCGGCGGCGATGGCGCCGTCGGTGACGTTTATGCCCGACCGCAGCGGTATCGCGGTCGTCCGCTTGCCCGTGCAAGCCACGAAGGTGATCGAATTGGCGGTGAGCATGGAGCCGGATGGCGGCAGCAAACAGCCGACGAGCAAGCCGACATTCGTAGTGAAGCTCAGCTGA
- a CDS encoding class I SAM-dependent methyltransferase — MEISGHARKNRAYWDREAGSYEASHGEQLAKEPLAWGVWSIPESELRVLGDVRGKDVLEFGCGAARWSIGLSKIGARCVGLDNSEKQLAHARQLMAAAGVDFPLLHASAESVPLPDASFEIVFCDHGAMSFTDPVRSVPEAARLLRRGGLFAFNAETPLHFVCYDEANDRISAQLQANYFNDRMTDADGSVNFSLPYGEWVGLFHRSGFAIEGLIELRPPADAQSSYRDSASRDWARKWPAEQIWRLRRL; from the coding sequence ATGGAAATCTCCGGCCACGCACGCAAGAATCGTGCGTATTGGGATCGAGAAGCCGGCTCATATGAGGCCTCGCACGGAGAGCAACTCGCAAAAGAGCCGCTCGCTTGGGGCGTGTGGTCGATTCCGGAGAGCGAGCTGCGCGTGCTCGGAGACGTGCGCGGAAAAGACGTTCTCGAGTTCGGCTGCGGTGCGGCGCGGTGGTCGATCGGACTCTCGAAGATTGGTGCGCGTTGCGTAGGATTGGATAACTCCGAAAAGCAGCTCGCGCATGCGCGGCAGCTCATGGCCGCGGCGGGCGTCGATTTCCCGCTGCTGCACGCCAGCGCGGAATCCGTCCCCTTGCCCGATGCATCCTTCGAGATTGTGTTTTGCGATCACGGTGCGATGTCGTTCACCGATCCGGTCCGAAGCGTTCCGGAAGCGGCGCGTCTCTTACGGCGCGGCGGCCTCTTTGCGTTTAATGCGGAGACGCCGCTGCATTTCGTTTGCTATGACGAAGCGAACGATCGCATCAGCGCGCAGCTGCAGGCGAATTACTTTAACGACCGCATGACCGATGCCGACGGCAGCGTCAATTTCTCGCTGCCTTATGGCGAGTGGGTCGGGCTTTTTCACCGTTCGGGGTTTGCAATCGAAGGTTTGATCGAGCTTCGCCCTCCCGCGGATGCGCAGTCCAGCTATCGAGACTCGGCGTCGCGCGACTGGGCGCGCAAGTGGCCCGCGGAACAGATTTGGCGGCTGCGGCGCCTCTAG